The genomic DNA CGTGTCTGCACCTGTACGCCGTCTTGCTCGTCACTCACGACAAACCGCTCGGGATCCAGAGGCAGCTCGCGCAACCCGTCACGCATCAAAAACGTCAGCACCCCGTCGCGCTCTACCGCATCAAACCCGAAACGGACCATCAAAGGCTGCAAGGCACTGCGTGCGTCGGCGACATCGGTGACCGCATACCCGCGCACATATCCGTGCAGACCCGATGTATCATAGGCCAGAACGCCCGCCTCGCGGCAAATCTCGTTCACCACGGATGCCAGTGTCCGTGCGGACGTGCGACCGTTCAGCCAATGCCCCTTGGCGTAGCTCTCCCCGTCGCTCCAGAGACCGCGATTGTTGGGAAAGAAAGGAAACGGGCGCGTGTCCCACGCCCAGACAAAGGCGCGTTGCATGTCGATCATTGTACCATCGTACTCGGCACTCTGGGGGTTGTTCCGGGGTTCTGACCAATAGTCGATCGTCGCACGCAGGTACTGCATCTGGATCAGGTCATCGCGGGCACCATCGCTGAAATGCGGCAGGCTGCTTTCGGAACTCCGCAGATCCGTGAACCTGTTGGGCTCGTTTGTACCTTTGTCGACTGCCGCACATCCGAACTCGGTAAACCACACAGGCTTCGATGACGGCTGCCATTGCGTTGGATCATTCAGCCGCACACCGCCAACGCGGTTGTGATGCAGATTGCTCCACCAGTTGCGGATATCCTTGTAGCGGTAGATCCACGGCTCATCAAAAGCACCGTCGGTAATCGGCTCGCGTATCTGCGCCTCGCGTTCCTCTTCGGACGGGTAATACCAATCGTAACCTTCACCGCCCTCGATGTTGGATTGCAAATAGCCTAGCGCGTGGATGTCATCCCAAGACTGCGCATCAAGGTGATCGACGCCTTCGCGCCAATCCGACAGGGGCATATAATTGTCGATCCCGATGAAATCGATGTTTTCATCCGCCCAAAGGAGATCGAGGTGGAAAAAATGGTCACCGCTTCCGTCCTGCGGTGTAAAGCCGAAGTATTCGCTCCAGTCCGCCGCATAGCTGAGGCGCGTGTCGGGCCCGAGGATACTGCGTACCTGCGCCGCGAGGTCCCTAAACGCGTCTACGGCGGGGAATGTCTCGCGGGAACTACGGATCTGCGTAAGCCCCCGCATTTCCGACCCGATACAAAACGCATCGACCCCGCCAGCAGCGGCGCACAGGGCGGCATAATGCAGGATGAACCGCGACAGGCTCCATTCCTGCGGACCGGTGTAGCGCACGCGGTCACCTTCAATGCGGAAATCCTGTGCAGAGGCGGTCCCGAAGAACCGTTGCACATCAGCGGCCGCCTCTGCGGTTTGGTCCGCACTACCTTCACGTCCTGGCGCACGGTCGAGCGTGATACGCCCCCGCCAGGGCAAAGCCGCTTGCGATTGTGCATCGCTATAGGGATCGGGCAGCGTGTTTTGCCCTGTCTGGTCCATCAGGATGAAAGGATAGAACATGACTGCCTTGCCAGCGGCGTTCATGGCCCGGATGGCCTCGACCACGGACTGGTCCGCAGGGGTGCCACCGTAAATCGGGCGGTCATCCTCAGCCCTTGCAATCACTCCTGCAGAGCCTCGCGTCAGGTCAGAAACCCGCCACGGAATTTCGTCCCCATCAATGTCGGGGTCCTCAACCTTGGGCCGCACCGTACAATGGCCACAGCGCAAGTCATCACCGAACCACGATACAACAAGGGATGCCGCCTCCAGCGCGGGCAATTCCTCGCCCAAGGCTTCCAGCGATGCGGTGAAATCCGTGACACCGGCAGGCGAATTGATGTTTGCGCTCCAGCGGGCCCTGTCATCGCCTTTATAGGTGACCGGTGTGGTGGCCAGCGCGTATTCACCCGTACCCGGGATCATCGCGACCCCCTTCACCGCGTGCGGTAACGCATGTGACGCGTCAGGTGCGCCGACCTGCTCGGGGCGCATCACCTCGAAGGAAAACTGCGGCACGCGGTTGCCGAATTGCCCCAGCGCCAGATCCTCGAACACCACATAGGCGGTCCCGCGGTACGCCGGTACCATACCGGCGCCCTCAATGGCCTCCATCACGGGATCAGGATCCTGTGTCATGCTACCGGTATAGACCCGCATGTTCAGATCACGCGGCGACATCTCCTCGCCATCGGCCCATATCCGTCCCACGCTGGTAATTTCGCCTTCGCACAGGGCGATCGCCATGTTCACGGCATAGCTGTATTCGGTCGTCTTCGGTTTGGGCGGACCGCCCTTGCCGCCCCCGCTTGTCGAGGACGTCTCCGAAAAATCGGACGCCCAGATCACCTGTCCGCCCAACCGCAAACGACCGTAGAGTTGCGCAACCGGATCGCCCTCGCCCGCACTGGTCAATCTGAACCGGTCAACGCGGCCCGTCTCGATTGCCTGACTGCCCTGCCCGAGAATGCGCTGATCGACCACACGCCCCAACGTCGCGCCAACGGCACGGCCCAAGGCCACCGATGACAACCCCGCAACCGTACCACCGATTGACCCACCTACCGCGGCCCCCGCCGCCGAAAGAACTACCGTCGCCATCAGATGACCTCCTTGGGAAATTCGAAACACGCGACAACGCGCCGTCGCCACGGGGCGCTCAAGGCGCTCTCCACCACTCCATGACCGGAATAGGCATGAATGAAACTGGGGCGACCGCCCTTTTGCGAAAGAATGCCGAGATGCTTGGCCACAGCGCCCTGCCGCATCCGGAACAACACCACATCTCCGCAAACGCCTTCGGCCACGGGTTTGGAGCGCAAGTGGCGCAATGCGGCCGCCCAGAGACGTTCCTCGCCCTGCGGCTCCGACCAGTCCATCGAATAGGCGGGAACGGTCTCCGGTTCCGCACCGAACCGTTCACGCCAAATGCCGCGCACCAGACCCAGACAATCGGTTCCCGCCCCTTTGAGCGCAGCTTGATGGACATAAGGCGTCCCGATCCAGCTGCGGGCGGCCTGCACTATCTCGGCCCCGCTCACCGGCGCGATCCGCCAGTGTTGGCGCCGCTGCTGCGCGGCACCGCCACAGACCAGTCCTCACCGGGCAGATCGGGAAATCCCTGAAAGTTGACGAAGTTGTTGAACTTCAGCCGACAGCTTTCCTGACGCTTGTCGCACCCTGCGACCAAACGCACCTGCGTGCCGGTCTCAACGGCCCCCTTCATCGGCTCCCAAAGCTCGATCACTCGGGTCTCGCCCTCGATCCTGTCTGCCTTGATCGTTTGCCAAAGTCCCGTCGCGGGACCGCTCAGCACCTCGAACCGGCCACGGGTGAACCAATCGGGGTCAAATCCCAACAGACCGGTCCACCGAAATGTCCGGCGCTTTTCGACCTGCGCGACATCAAGCGTGCGAAAATACCCCTCGCGGCCCAAATTGAAGCGGCACGCGCCATCACCCAGAACCGCGGTGCAGGGCTTTTGGTACACACGGCCCAGCGGACGATTCAACGCTTCGGTCAACCCACGAAGCTCTGCACGAAACGCGCCATCGCTGCGTGTCAGCTCGCCAATCGTGCCACGAAAGCTCAGCCAATGTTGATCGGTATCGGCCCAATTCACCACCCACGCACGCACTTCGGCACCGTCAAAGCGGCCCTGCTCGATCTCGTCCTCGCGCAACGACGCATCGCTCAACGCCCCCAGGGCTTCGGTATTGTCCACCGACAGCCCCGTCGACTGCGCAAGCGCCAACGCGCTCAAACCCGTGTCCGCCCGGAATTCGAGGCCGGCAAACCGCAACGGCCGATCGTGATCCGTGAACGCGAATTCCTTTCCGTCCCGACGTGTAATTGCCCACGCGTGGCAGACGGTCGTCAAACCTCCGGCCAAATGCGCGGCAAGCCCCTCGTTGAACACCGCCGTCATACCCGCACCTCGATCACCGGAATATCCGGCACCTGGCCCGCCTGAAAACTGGCCACACTCGCCTGAATGCGGTCACTGTCAAACCGGACCGGCACGTCGAACTCATAGCCCGCATAGACCCGCGTATCGGGGTCTGGTGCGTGATTGAACCGGATCAGGCCACGGGTCGTATCCACCTCGAAATCAACGCTTTCGGACAGCTGATCCTGCTCGACCGAAATGACGACACTGCCAGCAACGGGCTTCTCGATCGGGCGCGCGTAAGAATGCACGCCGGAACGATAGGTCTTGATCAGCTGGAATTCGGTCGTAACGCCGTCACCCGTGGCAATCTGCTGGTCTTCGGATGTCACCTCGCGCGAGGGGCGTGCCGATTTGTAATCCGCCCAGTCCTTCCAGCGAAAGCCATACATCTGCCCGTAGCGGGCCTCGTAAAACCCGATGACGTTCTCCAGATCATCCAAGGACCGCAGCCCCAGCCCCGCGTCATAGACGCGCCGCGAATGGGCCCAGGGTGTGTTGCGCTCCTCGTAGCCGTTGCTGAGCGGCACCACGTCGACGCGCCGCTGTGGACCACCCAATGCGCCGAAACTCAGGTTTGGCGGAAATAGAACTTCGTGAAACTGCATTGCGTGCCCCTTCTTGAATTAACGGTTGCGCTGACCCGAGCTGAGCGCGCGGCTCATCTGGGCTGCGATCTGTGCGCGGCTGCGTTGAAAGCCTTGCACATCCGGTGTCGAAATGTTCATGGTGACCGAAACGTTCTGACCACCTCCGCCGCCGGCGCGGACGCCCAACTTTCCGTCGGGCCCGCGGGAAAGCGGCATGATGGCTTCGGGTCCGGCTTCGCCCATTACGCCCAGGCCTCCGCGCATGCCAAAGTGGGTGGCCTGACTGATCACGCCTCCGTCGGCAAAGGGCATGACCTTGCCCTGGCTGAACGGCGCACCGTTGGCAAAGGGCAATACCCCCTGCACAAGCCCGCCAACCCCTTGGGTGATAAGACCGCCAAAATGGTCGGTCACGGGTTTCACGGCGGCATTATAGGCCGTACGGGACAGCGATTGCGCAACGGTCGTCAGCGCATCGGACAGCTTCACACCGTCCAGAACGACCCCGTCGAACGCTTTGCGCAGACCTCGGCTCAACCCTTTCTCGAAGGTCGCCATATCCTGCCCCGTCGCAGCAAGCGACGCGCGCATCCGGCGCAATTCGCTGTCAAATCCGGCAACCAGCGGCCCGGTCTGGGCCAATGTCTGGTTCAGCGTGCCCGCTTCATCGTTCAGACCATCGAAATTCTCGTCCGTCATTCTTGCGATCCTTTCACTTGATCGGGATAGGCCGCCATAAGGGCCGCCAGCCCGTCGCTCAGCAGTGGCCGCGATCCGCCCGCGTCACCCAGCATCATTTGCAACTCTGCAGGGGTCAGCGCCCAGAACGCGTCCGGGCTCAGCCCCACCCCCTGCAACCCGGCCCGCAACAATGCGGGCCAATCAAAGCCGCCACTCATGTGTCGAGCGCGAAGGCCCGCGCCAGTAGCTCTGCCGCGGCCCGCGCCGCAGCAACAGGCCCGCCTTCAATGTCCGCCTGCGCCAGCGCAGTTTGGGTCACTTGCGCGCCGCCTCCCCGTAGACCCGCGCCCAACAAGGCCAAAACGTCACGGCTGGTAAATTGGCCGCTCTCGAACCGCTCCACCAAAGACACCAGTGACGGCTCGGCAAGCGCCTCCTCAAGCTCGGCCAACGCGCCCAAGGTCAGCTTCATGCACTGGCGTTCACCGTCGATCACCAGTGCGACCTCGCCCCTCCAAGGATTGGTCATGGCGCAACCACATCCTCGACGTCAGGCACGAAGTTCAGCTGGCCCGCCGACTGAAGGCTCAGCTCATAGGTGGCCTCCCCGTTCAGCTGGCCGGAATACTCCAGCGATGACACCTGGAAAGGCCCTTCGACGATGCCGAAATCCGGGATCACGATCTGGAAATTCGGGGTCAGCCCGTCGAAAAACAGCTGGCGTGCCCGCTCGTCGGTGCTTTCGTCGCGAAACACACCCGACCCGCTGATCGCAGCAGAGCGTACGCCGGCCCCGCCCAGCAATTCGCGCCAGCCACCGGCACTGTCGAGCGATGTCACCTCGACGGCCTCCGCGTTAAAGCTGACCCGCGTGGCACGCAGGCCCGCGATGGTTTCAAAATTGCCGTCTGTCGTCATGTCGACCTTGATCAAAAGGTCCTTGCCTGCTTGAACAGCCATCTCGTCTTCTCCTCGTGAAATGCCTTTGGGCGGTTAAGTTTCAGTCGTCCTGGAGCCGCGCCACAAAGCGCAGATCAATCTGGCGGGTCTGGGCGCCGTCGCGGCGCTGCGCGGTCGCCCGCTCGAAATTGAGAAACACCAGCGTGCCGCGATCCAGCGTCAGATCCGCTCCGTGCAACGCGTCGCACACCGCACCGGCTGCCTGCTTGGCCGTGGCGAAACCGGGGGCTGCGGTGATGATCGACACGGCAAAACGGTGGCGCGCACCGGCGCCCGTGCCGTCGGATGCATCCGTGACCTGCTCATCGCCCAAGCGGATGTAGATATCGGGCAGTGTCCCCGCCGGAACCGCGTCATAAATCGCGCCGCCGACCAAGGCATCCAATGCCGTATCACTGCTCAGCGCGGCGAAAACGGCCGCCTGCAAAGCCCCTGAAAGCGCATAGCTCATACCACCGTCTCCTCTTCGGCGCTGCACAGCAGATACCGCCCTTCGGGATCGCGCTCGGCGACGGCGGCGATGGTGTAGATCCGGTCGCCCTCGCGGAACCGCTGTTGGGGCATCGGACGGGCCGGATCGCCAACCGGGGCGCCGCGCACCGTTATCCGCAGACCACTGCGGCTGACCGGTGCACCGGCCTGCGCCGTCTCGCGCCCCGCGCGGGCCACGACCTCGGCCCACATGGTCCCCAGCGGCACCCAGCCCTGCACATAGCCCCCCGCCCCGTCGCTCAGCTGATCGGGATGCTCCAGCACCAGCCGCCTGTTCAACCGTGGCGCGCTCATGGCTTGGCCCCCAGACGCATCATCCGGAACCGCTCGATCAGGCTGGTCACACCGAAGGGCATGCACCCGTCGGACAGCGCAGTATCGTGGCGGTATTCATAGAAATGCGCGGCCAGCATCAGAACGGCCTGCTGCAGATCACCCGGCAGCCCGGCCCAGTCGCTGGCGAACCCAGCCACCAGTTGCACGCGCAGCTCACCGCCCTTTTCGGGACCCGGCAACGCGGTGCCTGTGGGCCGGATGCGCGGGCTGTGGCCATCACGCTCCAACCAGTACACCGCCGGATCGACAACCGTGGCCATACCCGTCCGGCTGATCAGCGCCAACTGGGCAATCTCGCCCACCGGTGCGACGGGAATGGACTGGGCCGTCGCATCCGACCACCCGGCCAGCGTCCAGCGGAAAGTACGCCGCATCAGCGCCTTGCCGGTACGGGCCTCGATGGCCGCCATTGCAGCCCGCAAGAAGCCGCGCAGCACTTCGTGTTGCACATCCTGCGTGCCAAAACCGCTGCCCATGCGCATATGCGCCTTGAACGCTTCAACCGGCAGGGCCGCGTCCGGTACGCTTGTTTCTTCGATCAACATGCCAAAGCCTCTTTCCTGTCCCCTCGAATTCTCACCACCCCGGCCCCCGGTGCCGGACGCACACCCGTCATCGCATCGCTCGGTTGGAGGGGAGCAGCTGGACAATGCGATAACGGTATTGCTTGGGCGTACGCCCGGGCCATGGGGCGAAGATCCATCGCCTTCGCCCCACCTTCGACGCCGCGCTTAAGCGGTGCCGAATTTCAGCAGTTTGATGGCCGCAAAGTCGCTCACATCGCCGCCCACGCGCTTGGTGGCATAGAACAGGACATGAGGTTTGGCGCTGAAAGGATCGCGCAGGATGCGCAGATCGGGGCGCTCGGCGATCGTGTAACCCGCCGCAAAGTCACCAAAGGCGATCGACAGCGAATCCGCCGCCGGATCGGGCATGTCCTCGGCGATCAGCACAGGATACCCCATCAAACGGGCAGGCTCGCCCGCGGCCAGACCGTCGGACCACAGGAAACGACCATCCGCATCCTTGAGCTTGCGCACCTGACCGGCCGTTTTCGAGTTCATCACGAAGGAGCCGTTGGCGCGGTACTGCGCACCCAGCGCATAGACCACATCCACAATCGCCTCACCCGTGACCTCTCCCGCAACATCGGTCGGCACATAGCCCAGATTGCCCCAGGCCCACACGTCATTGTCGACCGTGGCATGGGTCAGGAAACCCTTGGGCTTGTCGATGCCATCACCGGCGACAAAGGCGTTGGCCTCTGCGCGGGCGAACTTGTCAGCGATGCGGCCCGCAAGCCATGCCTCGATGTCGAACGCCGCATCGTCCAGCAAACGCTGCGACGCTTTGGGAAGGGCGCTCAGCTCGTGCAGCGGTACGGTGATACGGTCGATCTGGGGCGTGTCGCTCTCGGCGACGGAGCCCGTCTCGCTCGCCCAACCGGCACCGACGTCGGTGTGATCGACCAGCACGTCGTACGATGTGGCCTCCACGTTGACGACAGTGGCAATCGCACGGATGGATGCCGTGGTGCTCAGCACCGACTGCACCGTCTGCGACGTCTGCGGATCGACAAGGTAGCCACCGTCGGAATTGACGGCCGTGGACATTGCCTTGCCCTCCAGCTCAAGGCCGCGCAGGCCGTCGTCGTCGCCGGTACGCACATAGGCGTTAAAGGCTTTCTGATGCGGCGCACCCGCATCAACAGCACCACCCAAAGGGGGACGTGCAGCAGTCATTGTCTTGCGATCCAGCATGGTCATACGCTCTTCCGTTTGTTGAAGTTTGGTCTCAATGTCGGCCTGAAAGCCCTTGAAGTCGTGGACAAATCCCGTCACGGCACGTCGCACGTCCTCTGCTGGGGACACCTGAGCGTTCCCAGTCTTCTGTTCGGTCCTGCTCATGGGCATTCCCCTTTGCTTGGTGGTTGCAGCGGCATGTTGAGATCGGCCCGCGCCGCCTCGAACGTCGCCGCCATGTCGCGCAGGATGCAGTCCAGCCCGACAAAACTGTCGGCCTTGGCCCCCACCCGCGCACTGGGCAACATCGGGAAGGTCACCAGCGACACCTCCCAAAGCTCCAGTTCCTGCAAGAGCCGCTGGCCCTTGGTATTCTTGCTGGCCCGCACGGTGCGGTACCCGATCGACAACCCGTCGATGGCCCCCGCATTGATGAGGGCAATCGCCTCACGGCCCTTTTCGACCGATGCCAGGATACGGCCCTTCACAAACAGACCGCGCGCATCCTCGCGCACTTCATCCCAGACGCCGATGGGCTGCGCGGCATCATGCTGCCATAGCATCTTCACGCCACGGTCGGCCTCCCGCAGGGCCTTCAGGCTCGCCGCATAAGCCCCCGCTTCGACCACATCATTGCCTTGATCGGGATCGCCGAAAAAGCTGGCGTAGCCACTGATCTCGACACCCTCGTCAACCTGCGCCACCGCATCGAGCGCCATAAACTTGCGCTCCAGTCCGGGCAAACCTCCTCCGGTCTCCGGGCCCAGCCCGAAGCTCATACTCGTCTGCATGTCGCTAACTCCTTATTCGCGTCTCAGCCCGCTACCGGGGCCACCACCAGAAATGACTGCACAGCCTGCGCCAGGATCACGGCGACGACCCCGTACACCGTCAGCCAAAGCCGTTTTTCCAACCGCTCCATCATCTGCTCGATCCGGTCGAGCCTGCGTTCAAGGTTGGCGAAATGGATGCCTGTGACCTGTTCATGGGCCTGCAGCCGCATTCCCGGTGCGCATTGAAACCGCTCCACCGGCAAATCACTCATCCGCTGCGACCGCCGGCAGCCCCAGCAGGCTGCGCTTTTCCGCGTCGCTCAGAAAGGCGGCTGAGGCCACGCGTTTCCATTGCGCATCGCGTTCCGCGCTCAACGCCGGCACCTGGTCCAGGTCGGGCTTCAGCTGCACGTCGTCGCCGGTAAACTCCGACAACCAATGGCTCAGCACGGCCGTCACACGGGTGGCCAAGGGCAACACCGTCAGGCGGTAAAACGCCCGGTGCGCCTCTTGGTAGTTTGCATAGGTGGCATCCCCCTGCACCCCGATCAACATGGGCGGCACGCCCAGGGCCAGCGCGATCTCGCGCGCGGCGGCTTCCTTGGTTTTCTGGAACTCCATGTCCGAGGGCGAGAACCCCATCGGCTTCCAGTCCAGCCCCCCCTCCAGCAGCATCGGCCGACCGGCATTGCGCGCGCCCTGATGGTGGGTTTCCATTTCGCTGACCAACCGTTCGTATTGATCCGTGCTCAGGCTGCCTTGCCCTTCGGCCCCGCGGTACACGATGGCCCCCGATGGCCGCGCCGCATTATCAAGCAGCGCCTTGCTCCAGCGGGATGCAGAGTTGTGGACATCGACCGCCGCGGCCGCCGCCTGCATCGGGGCAAACCCGTAATGATCGTCCTGCGGGTGGAAATTGCGGATGTGGCAGATCGGGGCCGCAGCACTCACGTCAAAGCGGTGCTTGCGCCCGCCGACCGCGTACTCATAGGCCACCGGCCATCCATCGCTGCCCGGCACCACAGACATCCGCTCCGAGCGCAGCACGTGCAATTCGACAGGCGCGCCCATATCGGCACCCACCGCCTCGACGTATCCATCCCCCGACAGCAAAAGCTGGGCATAAAGCGCCTCAAGCAGCTCCGCGCGGCCCTGCGCCCCGTTGGGACGGGCCATCAGGGACAGCAGAGGATGGGTCTCGAAGCGGCGTGTGTCGTCCTGCAACACCAGCGGCAGCGCCGCGGCCGCCTCCGCAATCAGCTTCACCGACCGGAACCCGATGGGGTTACCCGCAAAACCGGTCCGCGTCAGCGATTGTGTGTCGCGCGGGCTCCACGCCACACGGCCGTTGGTCTGCATCGCAACCACACGCCCGGTCGCCGACGCCTTCGCTTCCGGCACCTCTGCCGTTCCACGCCGTAGAAAATCAAACACCATGCCGCGCTCCTGATCCATCGTCCCGAAAATTTCCGCCAGACCCTCTGGCCTGTCCGCTTCGAAAATCAATTTCTCACCGAAGCATTAACGCGCGCACACCAGTGCGTACGCCGCCCGCGCAACACGAAAAAAGGGGGCCCGAAGGCCCCCTTTTCCATTCCTATGCCCATCCTGCGCTACAGGCTGCGCACACCGGGTTGGCGCCACGACGCCGCAGGCGCGATCATCAGCTCATGCAAGGCCCAGACAAGCGCGTCGACACGGTCGGGCGATCCGCCGCCCTCGTATCCTTGCGCGGTCATGCGCACCATCTGGTCCTCCAGCGCGTCAAGCCCCGCCACATGGGTCACGCGTCCCTGCTCGTAAAGCGCGGCAACCGGTTCCGCGCGTGCGACCTTGCCGCGCGACGCATGAACACTCTTATAGGGCACCAGCGGATCAATCTGGCGAATGACCTCCTCGACAAGCTGGCCGCCCTGGTTGACCTCTGCCACCAACCGGTCGGCGCCGTAGTGCTCCATCGCGGTGATGGCCGCCCGCGCCCAGCCGCTCGGGCCCATACCCTGCACCGTCGCGTCCCCCAGAACATAGGCACGCCAATCCTGCGGCGGTCCTTGCTGGACCACGCCCGCAACCACGATGCCGCATTCGTCCGATCCCGCCCCCGCGGTCGTGGCAGGATCAACGGCCACGACAATACGGTCGAGCGTGGGCACCTTGCGGGCCCGCAAATTCTCCAGCATCCGGGACGACCACAACGCGCCGTCGGCATCGGCCAGCAACACGCCGTCCAGTTCCTGACGGCCCAACCGTGTGCCTTCGTACCGCGCGCGCACCTCCTCGAGAAACGATGCCGCCAGATTGGCGCGATTGGCCTCTGTCGGGGCTTGCGTGACCACCGTCGATGGCGCATCCAGCAGGGTCTTGAGCACCCCGACATTGCGGGGCGTGGTGGTCACACACACCCGCGGATCATCGCCCAGCCGCAGCGCGAACTGCAGCATGTCCCACGTCTCTTGCGCCTTTTTCCATTTCGCCAGCTCATCGACCCAGGCCCCGTCGAATTGGGGCCCGCGCAGCCCTTCGGGATCATGCGCGGAATGCACGGTGGCAATCGCTCCGTTGGGCCAGACCAACCGCTTGCGGGAGGCCTCCCAACTCGGCTTGCGGTCGTCAGGGGTGCACGCAAGGATACCGCTGTCGCCGAAAATCATGACCTCGCGCACCTGATCGACGGTTTCGCCGACCAGCGCGATGCGTTTTGCCCGTCCTGTGTCCAGCGGCAGCGATCCCTCGACCATGCTGCGCACCCATTCCGCACCGGCGCGCGTCTTGCCTGCACCGCGCCCCCCCATGATCACCCAGGACCGCCAATTCCCGTCGGGCGGCAACTGGTGATCCATCGCCCAGAACTCGAACAAAAAAGGGAGAGCACGAAGCTCTCCCTCATCCAGTCCCTCAAGGAACGCCGCCTGGATCGGCGGTGCAGCGGAGGCGATCCAGCTTGCACCCGATGTCAGCCCGTGCCCGGTCGAGATCGAGCGCGTGCCCCCCGCGGGCAATACCGGCTTGTTTGTTTCTGCAGTCATTCAGCAAAAGCTCCGCTTTCTGGCAGCGACCAACCGCATCACCAACACTGGCAATGGTCTTGGACGCCGCTGTTCCATTGATTTCCTCCCCGGCTTGGGCCCGTTGTTTCAGGCTCTCTAGTTCTACCCGCAGATCGGCGAGTGCACGGCGCACCGAAAGAAAAAGCTCTTCGGTTTCCGCCAACTCGGCATCTGCGTGGGCCGGGGTGAGTACAGTCATCTTGTCAGATGTCCTTTCGCTTGGGGTCTCCAACCGACAGGCACGAAAAAACGGCCACTGACATCCGTCAGGGCCGATCACCCACGCCTCCTAGCGTATTACAATCTATACGGGAAAGCGTACGCAAAGTCAAGGTTGAAGGGGTTAACAAGCCCTGCCGGCGGCGTGCGCCCGCTTCACCAAATGGCCCTTCGTGCCCACGAAAAAGGGCCGCTGCGCGGCCCCGTTTCACGTCTGATCAGTTCCCGCTGGCAGAGGCATCTTCAGCCGCCGCCGCGGCCCGCTCGGCCTCGATCTCGCGCCAGCGCGCGACATTGCGGTTATGCTCGTCCAATGTCTGGGCAAACGCGTGACCGCCTGTCCCGTCCGCCACGAAAAAGATGAACTCCGTCTCCGGCGGCTGTGCAGCGGACATCAGGCTGGCACGTCCCGGGTTGGCGATGGGCGTCGGCGGCAGCCCTTCGATCACGTAGGTATTGTACGGCGTCGCCGCCCGCAGCTCGCTGCGGCGCAGCCCCCGGCCCAGCACACCTTCGCCATTGGTGATGCCATAAATCACCGTGGGGTCGGTCTGCAGGCGCATGCCCTGGTTCAGGCGGTTTACGAACACGCTGGCCACCTGCCCGCGCTCCTCGGCCACCCCTGTCTCCTTCTCCACGATGGAGGCCAGCGTCAGCAGATCCTCTTTCGTCTCGATCGGCAGATCCTCGTCGCGGGCCTCCCACGCCGCATCCAGAAGCCGCACTTGGGCCGCCTGCATCCGTGCGATGATGGCACCGCGGTCGTCGCCCTTGCGCACTTCATAGCTATCCGGCGCAAGCGATCCCTCCGCGGGTGTTTGCGCGATCTCACCGTCCAGCACGTC from Sulfitobacter sp. S190 includes the following:
- the mltG gene encoding endolytic transglycosylase MltG, whose amino-acid sequence is MWRHVAANAITFLMVGLFLLGGVILWGRAQYDTPGPLSEAICLQVKSGSNMRRVSEQLADEGAVSSAAIFRVGADYEEKTGQLKAGSFLVEPESTMREIVDVVTRGGASTCGTEVVYRIGVNRISVQVRELDPATNQFREVVQFDPAEDETPADYTETLAEADTRLRVAMAEGVTSWQVANALQQMDVLDGEIAQTPAEGSLAPDSYEVRKGDDRGAIIARMQAAQVRLLDAAWEARDEDLPIETKEDLLTLASIVEKETGVAEERGQVASVFVNRLNQGMRLQTDPTVIYGITNGEGVLGRGLRRSELRAATPYNTYVIEGLPPTPIANPGRASLMSAAQPPETEFIFFVADGTGGHAFAQTLDEHNRNVARWREIEAERAAAAAEDASASGN